One Coffea eugenioides isolate CCC68of unplaced genomic scaffold, Ceug_1.0 ScVebR1_18;HRSCAF=85, whole genome shotgun sequence genomic region harbors:
- the LOC113756005 gene encoding 40S ribosomal protein S4-like gives MTQLASEIYCCAPSPITRMQPGPANQTRSFRDEEAKFKLCKVRSVQFGQKGIPYLNTYDGRTIRYPDPLIKANDTIKLDLKNNKIIEFIKFDVGNVVMVTGGRNRGWVGVIKNREKHKGSFETIHVQDATGHEFATRLGNVFIIGKGAKPWVSLPKGKGIKLSVIEEQRKRIAAQAATTA, from the exons ATGACACAACTTGCCTCTGAGATATATTGTTGTGCCCCTTCTCCAATTACTAGGATGCAA CCAGGGCCAGCTAATCAAACCAGAAGTTTCAGGGATGAGGAGGCAAAGTTTAAGCTGTGTAAGGTTCGATCAGTACAGTTTGGACAGAAGGGCATTCCATACCTGAATACCTATGATGGTCGTACCATTCGTTACCCAGACCCACTCATCAAGGCCAATGACACCATCAAACTTGACCTGAAGAACAACAAGATTATTGAATTCATCAAGTTTGATGTTGGGAATGTTGTCATGGTGACTGGGGGAAGGAACAGAGGTTGGGTTGGAGTAATCAAGAATAGAGAGAAACATAAGGGAAGCTTTGAGACCATCCATGTCCAAGATGCCACAGGTCATGAGTTTGCTACTCGTCTTGGTAATGTCTTCATCATTGGAAAAGGTGCAAAGCCCTGGGTGTCTCTTCCAAAGGGCAAAGGTATCAAGTTGTCAGTTATAgaggaacaaaggaaaaggaTTGCTGCCCAGGCGGCTACTACTGCCTAA